Below is a genomic region from Verrucomicrobiota bacterium.
TCCGTCGTAAAACTTGTGCGTGCCCACCTCGCCCTCGTAGAGGAACATGTTGCTCTTGCCGCCCTTGGGAAAACCATCCGGCCCCATCAAATCCTCGAGTTTCGTTCCGGGTGGATTCCACGTTTTGCCACCGTCGTCCGAGCGCTGGATTAACTGGCCGAACCAACCGCTCGTCTGCGATGCGTAGATGCGGTTTGGATCCACAGGCGAGCCTTTAAGATGATACATCTCCCAGCCCGCGAAATGCGGCCCGCTGACTTCCCAATTCTGGCGCTTGCCGTCGGCGGTCAGAATGAACGCGCCCTTCTTCGTGCCGACCAGTAATCGAACTTTGCTCATGGTAGTCTCCTATTTTGATTTGTGTTTTGTAGATTTAATCAATTTGCCCCTGGCGTCATAGACGCGCCACTCGCCGACCTTTTGGTTTTTAGCGAATCTGCCCTCGTCATATAACGCGCCGTTTGGATGGTAACGTTTCCAGACGCCCGATTTCATTTCCGCTACGAACGAACCCGTTTGCAGCAGTTTGCCATTCTCGCGATACCATTTCCATGCGCCGGTCATTTTTCCATTAACGAATTTGCCCGCGGCCCGCAATTGTCCGTTGCGCAGATAATACTTCCACGTGCCGACTTTCGCGCCATCGCGATACTTACCGATACAAGCCAGCGAACCGTCCTTGTAATGCTCCTTGAATACGCCGCTCTTCAAGCTGCCGTCGGCGTCGCTAGCGCTTTGGTCCAACTTCATCGGCAACGGTCGCACAGGCAGTTCATTTCGCGCCCGGCGTCGTCCGCAAGGCGAGCATCGGACGGAACGTGCCACGATAGGCCCAAGCAAGGTAAAGTTCCAAAACCAGGACGACAACGCCCGGAGCGATGGTTGCTGGCGCGAGGAAAATGTGGAACGTGACGATGCCGACGATAATCGGTGCGATGAGGGCCAGCGCCAGCGGCACGAAGCGATTCAATAACAGCAGCACGCCGACGAGCAACTGCGTGCCCATTACCAAGCGCATCATATAACCCGTTTTCATCAATGCTCCGGCGAAGGCGGCCGCGCCTTCAGGCATTGGATCCTTCGGTTGCGGAATGAAGTTCACAAAACCGTTCAACCCAAAAACGAAAAACATCAGGCCCATCAGCACTCGCGCAATGGCCGGAAGATAACGGGTAAAAAACTTTGATTCGCCGGTTTTGGTTTCGGCCGCCTGTGGTGCGATGTCGGTCATTGTTTTTCCTTTCAGTTTTTCGCCAGATGCCTGGCTAGTTGCTCGAATCTTCCCATCCAGCCCCGTTTCATTCCGTCGCGCGGCGCGCCCGAGGCGCGCCGCGCGGGATCAACATTCATCTAGGATAAAGTTTCCTGGTCCCGGAGTGAACCTGTTCAGGCGTGGGCAAGTTGCTTCTCGGCTCGAGCTTCCGCAGCGACGGGACATTCGCCCGCCACGGGACGCACTTCCACACGAATGCCATACGCCAAACCGGGACATTGCTGGGCGATGGCCACGGCCTCATCCAGCGTGTTGACCTTGAGCAGAAAGTAACCGCCGATCGCTTCCTTCGATTCGGCAAAAGGACCGTCGGATAATACGCGTCCGTTTTTGCCGGAAACAATCCGGCCTTCCGGTTCGAGCGGGTTTCCAGAGACGCATTTGCCTTCGTCCTTGAGTTGGTTGAACCACGCCATCCAGCGGTCGGCGACCTGTTGTATTTGTTCGGGCGAAAGGCCTTTGTGCCAGTCGGTGCCGCGGAAGATCAGCATGTAGCCATTTTGCGATTGTGTGCTCATAATTTTCTTTTTTTGTTGGTTGATTGTTTTGTTTGTTCATTAATCCGACGAACGAACGCGCGTCGTCAGGACAATTATTTTGCCTTTGGATTCATTTCCCAGATGGCGAACTCGTTGTTCTCAGTGTCCCGGCAAATGGCGAAGTAACCCATCTGCGGCACGGCGGTCTTGGGTCTGTAGATGCGACCGCCGAGTTTTTCGACCCTCGCCATGAACTTGGTCACCGATGGCACCAGAATGTAGTTGGTGATCGTGTGGGCCTGGTGCATGCGCTTCATCAGCCCACCATCTGGCGAAGCATCTGCACCGCCGGTGTCAATGTGCTGGTAATCCGGCATCCCAGGAAACGGATTGATCTTCCAGCCGAACAGTGTGTTGTAGAACTTCTTCGCGCGCTGGATGTCGTCGGCCGGGATTTCAAACCAGACGATGTTCGCAGCCGTTCTTTTCTTCGATTTGCTCATGTTTTGCCTTTCTATTGATACGTGTTGATTTTGTTCTGTCCATGATACAACGAATGAGCAGGTGCATTCGAGACAATGTCGCCCAAAAATTTTGACCAGCCAGGCAGTCTCGTCAACTTCTCTTTCTCCGTTTCTTCCTTTTTGATCCACCAGGGCTTTGTTGCGGAGGCGACAGGAGTTCAGCTTGCGAATAAGACATTGAATCTGTCATTTACGAGCAAGCCGCTTGATGCTACGGTTCTGCCGCCCCATGACACTCAAACCGACCAGCACAAACGGAAGCGACCGGCGCGGCTTCACGTTGATTGAATTGCTGGTGGTCATTGCCATCATTGCGATCCTTGCCGGATTATTGCTGCCCGCTCTGGCCAAGGCAAAATACAGCGGCCAGCGCGCCGCGTGCTTGAACAACATCAAGCAGCAATACCTGAGTCAAATCATGTATGCGGACGACGCCAGCGGAAAGTTTCCTTATCACGAGGATCTCAGCCCGGATTACCACCGCACTAGCATCACGGGCAAGCGCAGCATCGTGGATGCGATGCGCGGCACTTATGTCAAGAACACGCGCATCCTCATCTGCCCCATTACCGCGAACGGCGTCGGCAAGACGTGGTTGAATTATGCCAACCCGGCCAGTTTCGCGGACAAGACCACTACGGATTACGGCGGATGGGACACCACGGCATCTTACGTTTTCACGCCCTACATGTGGTTTGCGAATTTCACTGCCACTCCCGCAATGAAATTTCTCAATTCCCAGGGCGCGGTGAGCGCCAATCCCGAGGACAATGAACCTGCGTGGCCGACGAAGACCTCCGAACTGGACAGTCGCCGGGCGTTCATCACGCATCGCGTCAGCGACACTCCGGGCACCGCTCTGTGGGACCTCGGGCATCTCGGCAGTTTCGGCGGAGGCACGCAAACCAAACCGCTTTGGTCCTGGGCCCTCACACCGGATCAACCCGTATGTCAAGCTGACGGCAGCGTCATCATCCGTCAAAAGACCCAAATCCGGGCGCGCGCCTTGGGCGGGCCGAGTCCCGACACGAAGTATTATTATTGAAACTTTAGCGGGCCGTGGCAGCCGACGTGAGTCGGCTCTGACTTTCGGCGAATTCAGATGAAGCGGACTGACGTCCGCTGCTACGAGATGAATAAGCGGCTCATGACTGTTCGTCTGCTCTTCAGGCAACTCTAAATGATATGAAAACACAAATCCTCCGAACCTCACGGCGCAGCTTTATCCGCCGCACGACGACGACCGTCGCCACCTTTTCCATCCTGCCGAGCTATGTGCTCGGGCTGCGAGGGCAGACCCCACCCAACAGCAAACTCAACCTGGCCTTCATCGGCGTGGGCGGGCGCGGCGGCGACAACCTCAATGAACTCGCCCGGGCGGGGGAGAACGTCGTCGCACTTTGCGACGTTGATTCCCAGCGCCTCGCCACTGCGGGCAAGAGATTTCCCGACGCAAAACAATTTCAGGATTTCCGCCGCATGTTCGATCAGATAGGCAAGTCAATCGACGCGGTGGCCGTCTCCACGCCCGACCACACACATGCCGTGGCCGCCATCCGGGCGCTGAAGATGGGCAAACATGTCTATTGTGAAAAGCCGCTGGCCCATTCCATCCACGAAGTGCGCGCGCTGATGAAGGCCGCCCAAGAGCACAAAGTAGTCACCCAGCTTGGCAATCAAGGACACTCCACCGTTTCCATCCGCGTCTGTTGCGAATGGATTCGGGACGGCGCCATCGGCAACGTTCACACCATCCACGCCGGTTGCAACGCGGTGAACTCCGGCATCGACCAACTGCCTCAGCTCAAGGAACAACACCCCGTCCCTTCGACGCTCGACTGGGACCTCTGGCTGGGGCCGGCGCAGAAACGGCCTTATCATCCGGCTTACCTGCCCGCCGCCTGGCGCGGTTGGGTGCCGTTCGGCAATGGGACCATAGGAGACTGGACCTGCCACGTCGTCGATCCCGTCTTTTGGGCGCTGGACCTCGGTGCGCCGAAGACGATTCAAGCAAAGGTGAAGGATTACGATTTCAAAACGCAAGGCGACGCCTATCCCAAAGGCGACAGCATCACGTTTGAATTTCCCGCCAAAGGCAAACGCGGGCCGGTCACTTTGCACTGGTACAGCGGCACCGAGCGGATTCCGCGTCCGCCGGAATTTGAGGCTGACGACAAGGACATCGACACCGGCGCGGCGGTGATTGGCGACAAAGGCACGATGGTCTATGGCTCACACGGCGCCAGCAAGGTGCACCTGATCCCGCAGGCCAAAATGGACGCCTACAAGCGACCGGAGCCGACCATCCCGCGCGCCCGGGAGCATCATCGGGACTGGTTGGAGGCGATCAAGAACGGCACCAAGGCCGGATCAGATTTCTCTTACGGCGGACCGCTCACAGAAATCGCGTTGCTGGGCGTCATCGCGATCAAGCTGGCCGGCACGAAGCTCGAGTGGGATGCGACGCGGATGCGCTTCACGAATTCCCGCGAAGCCAATCAATACATCAACCCGCCCTATCGGTCGGGTTGGAGTTTGTGAACTTGAACCTCTGAACGCACGAAAATGCGCTTATTGCTCGGCGCGAGCCGATTCAGCAGCGTCCCATCGCCCGCGCCTAGCCGATGATCATGAGGTCGAAGTGCCGTGTATCGCGGGAGTAGGTCTTGTCGAAATTGACAACCTTACAAGACCAAACCTTTGCTTGGATTTATTGGGAGGTTGGATAATTTGGCACAGCATGTTCTCGTCATTCAAGAAGCGTCAAACCTCACCCGAACTTACTTTCAAAGCGCGGGTGGAGCGATTCTGGGAGTGGTATGCAGAGGTCGCTGAAAGATTTTACCGCACGATCGAGAATGGCAAATGTTCTGACCTGGCTGCTGAAGTGAGTAACAATGTCGATGACATTTTGCCGGGGTTCGCTTGGGTATTCGGACCAGGCGCAGGAGGAGTCGGTCATTCTTTCACCTTGTCTGGTGAAGGCGTGCTACACCGTCAATTGCTCGCCATTCACTGCGTGAGCCGCGCTCCAAAGCTCAACGGCTGGACGTTTTATCCAGCACGCCAACCTGGTTCGATTGAAGGAGTCCAAATGGAAATCGGGAGGCACAAGTTTGACCCGATGGAATTCTGGCTCACTCCCACGATCAATAACGAGGCGGAGAAAGTGGATATCACGGTTTGGCATCCCTTGTTCGAGCGCCTCCGTGAAGAAGGTGAGCGCTTGGGTACTTTGTTCCTGTTCCTTGATGAAGTTCTCGGCGAATTCGGGACGGGCCAGTGGATTGGCGAGATCAAACTCAACGATCCGCGGCTTTCCGATGCGATCCCTCTGAAGGAGCTTCACGAGTTTATCAAGAAGGTCGA
It encodes:
- a CDS encoding toxin-antitoxin system YwqK family antitoxin → MKLDQSASDADGSLKSGVFKEHYKDGSLACIGKYRDGAKVGTWKYYLRNGQLRAAGKFVNGKMTGAWKWYRENGKLLQTGSFVAEMKSGVWKRYHPNGALYDEGRFAKNQKVGEWRVYDARGKLIKSTKHKSK
- a CDS encoding DoxX family membrane protein — protein: MTDIAPQAAETKTGESKFFTRYLPAIARVLMGLMFFVFGLNGFVNFIPQPKDPMPEGAAAFAGALMKTGYMMRLVMGTQLLVGVLLLLNRFVPLALALIAPIIVGIVTFHIFLAPATIAPGVVVLVLELYLAWAYRGTFRPMLALRTTPGAK
- a CDS encoding VOC family protein, which codes for MSKSKKRTAANIVWFEIPADDIQRAKKFYNTLFGWKINPFPGMPDYQHIDTGGADASPDGGLMKRMHQAHTITNYILVPSVTKFMARVEKLGGRIYRPKTAVPQMGYFAICRDTENNEFAIWEMNPKAK
- a CDS encoding prepilin-type N-terminal cleavage/methylation domain-containing protein, giving the protein MTLKPTSTNGSDRRGFTLIELLVVIAIIAILAGLLLPALAKAKYSGQRAACLNNIKQQYLSQIMYADDASGKFPYHEDLSPDYHRTSITGKRSIVDAMRGTYVKNTRILICPITANGVGKTWLNYANPASFADKTTTDYGGWDTTASYVFTPYMWFANFTATPAMKFLNSQGAVSANPEDNEPAWPTKTSELDSRRAFITHRVSDTPGTALWDLGHLGSFGGGTQTKPLWSWALTPDQPVCQADGSVIIRQKTQIRARALGGPSPDTKYYY
- a CDS encoding Gfo/Idh/MocA family oxidoreductase, yielding MKTQILRTSRRSFIRRTTTTVATFSILPSYVLGLRGQTPPNSKLNLAFIGVGGRGGDNLNELARAGENVVALCDVDSQRLATAGKRFPDAKQFQDFRRMFDQIGKSIDAVAVSTPDHTHAVAAIRALKMGKHVYCEKPLAHSIHEVRALMKAAQEHKVVTQLGNQGHSTVSIRVCCEWIRDGAIGNVHTIHAGCNAVNSGIDQLPQLKEQHPVPSTLDWDLWLGPAQKRPYHPAYLPAAWRGWVPFGNGTIGDWTCHVVDPVFWALDLGAPKTIQAKVKDYDFKTQGDAYPKGDSITFEFPAKGKRGPVTLHWYSGTERIPRPPEFEADDKDIDTGAAVIGDKGTMVYGSHGASKVHLIPQAKMDAYKRPEPTIPRAREHHRDWLEAIKNGTKAGSDFSYGGPLTEIALLGVIAIKLAGTKLEWDATRMRFTNSREANQYINPPYRSGWSL